The Phycisphaerae bacterium RAS1 genome includes a region encoding these proteins:
- a CDS encoding Plasmid stabilization system protein: MARQVRWVSEAIDDLDAIAAYISRDSPTHAAAVVSRMIAAAAELALFPLSCRRVPEWDDDAVRQRIVYSYRLIFRIKGDVIEILAVIHGARMLPDDTRDRG; this comes from the coding sequence ATGGCTCGTCAAGTAAGGTGGGTGTCTGAGGCGATCGACGATCTGGACGCGATCGCCGCGTACATTTCACGCGATTCGCCGACGCACGCGGCGGCCGTCGTATCCCGCATGATCGCCGCCGCGGCGGAACTCGCCCTGTTTCCGTTGTCATGCCGCCGCGTTCCGGAATGGGACGATGATGCCGTGCGACAGCGAATCGTGTACAGCTACCGGCTGATCTTCCGCATCAAGGGTGATGTCATCGAGATTCTGGCCGTGATTCATGGGGCGCGGATGCTGCCGGACGACACCCGTGATCGCGGCTAG
- the trpS gene encoding Tryptophan--tRNA ligase: protein MRVLSGTQPSAQLHLGNYFGAMKQHIELQAQNECYFFIANYHTLTTLNDAARLRQLTIDVALDYLAMGLDPARACLFRQTDVPEVTELAWILATVTGKGLLDRATSYKDKVARGITPNVGLYTYPVLMAADVLIYRSDLVPVGKDQKQHVEMAQDMATYFNEAFGRPVLKRPEPRFNETPYVPGVDGQKMSKSYGNAIEIFGDAKAMNKKIMGIQTDSTPVDQPKNPDTCNVFALLKLLASKDEAAEWDRRYRAGGMGYGEAKKRLAELYEGYFGPRRAARADWAARPADVEDILRESGRKARAVAQAVMAEVRDACGLVTARN from the coding sequence ATGCGCGTCTTGTCGGGCACTCAGCCGTCCGCCCAGCTTCACCTGGGCAATTACTTCGGCGCGATGAAGCAGCACATCGAGCTGCAGGCGCAGAACGAGTGCTACTTCTTCATCGCCAATTATCACACGCTGACAACGTTAAACGACGCGGCCCGCCTGCGGCAGCTCACGATCGACGTCGCGCTCGACTACCTGGCGATGGGGCTCGACCCCGCCCGGGCCTGCCTCTTCCGCCAGACGGACGTCCCGGAAGTAACCGAGCTGGCGTGGATCCTCGCGACCGTCACCGGCAAGGGCCTGCTCGACCGCGCAACGTCCTACAAGGACAAGGTCGCACGCGGCATCACGCCCAACGTCGGCCTTTACACCTACCCCGTGCTGATGGCCGCCGACGTTTTGATTTACCGCAGCGACCTGGTGCCCGTCGGCAAGGACCAGAAGCAACACGTCGAAATGGCCCAGGACATGGCGACCTATTTCAACGAGGCCTTCGGCCGCCCCGTGCTCAAGCGACCCGAGCCGCGCTTCAACGAAACGCCCTACGTTCCCGGCGTCGACGGCCAGAAGATGAGCAAGAGCTACGGCAACGCCATCGAGATCTTTGGCGACGCCAAGGCGATGAACAAGAAAATCATGGGCATCCAGACCGACAGCACCCCGGTCGATCAGCCGAAAAACCCGGACACGTGCAATGTCTTCGCGTTGCTCAAGCTGCTCGCGTCGAAGGACGAAGCGGCGGAGTGGGACCGCCGCTACCGCGCCGGGGGCATGGGCTACGGCGAAGCGAAGAAGCGGCTGGCGGAGCTGTACGAAGGTTACTTCGGTCCGCGACGGGCCGCGCGGGCCGACTGGGCGGCGCGACCGGCGGATGTCGAGGATATACTCCGCGAAAGCGGCCGCAAGGCGCGCGCCGTGGCGCAGGCGGTGATGGCGGAAGTCCGCGACGCCTGCGGGCTGGTAACGGCTAGGAATTGA
- the scpA_2 gene encoding Segregation and condensation protein A, which produces MTEEYRVQLDVFTGPLDLLLYLVRRDELDIQDISLTRLADQYLDYVHLLEELDPNAASEFLVMAATLAEWKSRALLPTPPLDAADDADDPQANLVRKLLEYKRFKDAARALGAAADERAKRFVRAPANLPPELQGVELEEVEVWDLLSAFGRVMTSIGRGPGVHEVRYDDVPLEQHQADIMALISARGATTFRELFDGTESKAQIVGRFLALLELLRTRRLRAEQERVFGEIYLFLLAEAEPEAEAEAQTA; this is translated from the coding sequence TTGACCGAAGAATACCGCGTTCAACTCGACGTCTTCACCGGTCCCCTGGACCTCCTGCTCTACCTCGTCCGCCGGGACGAGTTGGATATTCAGGACATCTCCCTTACGCGCCTCGCCGACCAGTACCTCGATTACGTCCACCTGCTCGAAGAGCTTGACCCCAACGCCGCCAGCGAGTTTCTCGTCATGGCGGCGACGCTGGCGGAGTGGAAATCGCGGGCGCTCTTGCCGACCCCGCCGCTGGATGCGGCCGACGACGCCGACGATCCGCAGGCCAACCTGGTCCGCAAGCTGCTGGAATACAAGCGCTTCAAGGACGCGGCCCGGGCGCTCGGGGCCGCCGCGGATGAGCGCGCCAAGCGGTTTGTCCGCGCGCCGGCGAACCTGCCGCCGGAATTGCAGGGCGTTGAGCTGGAAGAGGTGGAAGTCTGGGACCTGCTCTCTGCGTTCGGGCGGGTGATGACCTCGATTGGCCGCGGTCCGGGCGTGCACGAGGTGCGTTACGACGACGTGCCACTGGAGCAGCACCAGGCCGACATCATGGCGCTCATCAGCGCCCGCGGGGCGACGACGTTTCGCGAGCTGTTCGACGGCACGGAGTCGAAGGCGCAGATCGTCGGACGGTTCCTGGCGCTGTTGGAGCTGCTCCGCACGCGCCGGCTGCGCGCCGAGCAGGAGCGCGTCTTCGGCGAGATTTACCTGTTCCTGCTGGCGGAGGCGGAGCCGGAAGCGGAAGCAGAGGCGCAGACCGCGTAG
- a CDS encoding FG-GAP repeat protein, translating to MTARVLRATPPSLCFVLLAPLVCLADNLAIVSHSPASSASNVPRGTGFVVTFDRPVDPATVNFDNIRVFGHGTGAIRGTFALSNGNQTVTLTPDRSFSAGDVVMVTLSHNLRGADNNPLRSAGYGYRFTTIADPATMSFTQIMSVSNRGTTPQTRIYGAIGSDLDNDGWLDLTTVNEVSSDLRIFMNRADGTGLYHNFMQPPETINFESSPNDCADFDNDGLVDVTVASSATSVVSVLLGHGDGTFGPQQTINVGSTPHGMATLDADGDGDMDIVTSNTGGNNCSIMFNNGAGVFGPATHFEGGGSGEYALGSADMNNDGIFDLVVGAQGNQRIVVQLGNGNGTFTQSSNMPAGGAVWMLGTSDVNNDGNEDVHTANSGSSNGSILLGNGAGAIGSPATYAATPQTVSTRTGDLDGDGDLDWVLSCFSGGQWHVYRNNGNGTFTPHVIIPAASNPACASILDVDNDHDLDLVLLDEIADLMRVYRNAGPLVDGDMNCDGSVDILDINPFTLALSDAAAYNAAYPNCNRNNADVNDDGSVDVLDINPFVALISGG from the coding sequence ATGACCGCTCGTGTTCTGCGCGCGACGCCCCCGTCGCTCTGCTTCGTGCTGCTGGCACCTCTCGTCTGCCTGGCCGACAACCTGGCCATCGTCAGCCACTCGCCCGCCTCCAGCGCCAGCAACGTGCCGCGCGGCACCGGCTTCGTCGTCACCTTCGACCGCCCGGTCGACCCCGCCACGGTCAATTTTGACAATATCCGCGTTTTCGGCCACGGCACAGGCGCGATTCGCGGCACATTCGCGCTCTCCAACGGCAACCAGACCGTCACGCTCACGCCCGACCGCAGCTTCTCCGCCGGCGACGTGGTGATGGTGACGCTCTCGCACAACCTGCGCGGGGCCGACAACAACCCGCTGCGCAGCGCCGGCTATGGCTACCGCTTCACGACCATCGCCGACCCGGCCACCATGAGCTTCACACAGATCATGAGCGTCTCCAACCGCGGCACGACCCCGCAAACGCGCATCTACGGCGCCATCGGCTCCGATCTGGACAACGACGGCTGGCTCGACCTGACGACGGTGAACGAGGTCAGCTCCGACCTGCGCATCTTCATGAACCGCGCCGACGGCACCGGCCTGTATCACAACTTCATGCAGCCACCTGAGACGATCAACTTCGAGAGCAGCCCCAACGACTGCGCCGACTTCGACAACGACGGCCTCGTCGACGTCACCGTCGCCAGCTCAGCCACGTCCGTCGTCTCCGTCCTGCTCGGCCACGGCGACGGCACGTTCGGCCCGCAGCAGACCATCAACGTCGGCAGCACGCCGCACGGCATGGCCACGCTCGATGCTGACGGTGACGGGGACATGGACATCGTCACCAGCAACACCGGCGGCAATAACTGCTCGATCATGTTCAACAACGGCGCGGGCGTTTTCGGGCCGGCGACGCATTTCGAAGGCGGCGGCAGCGGTGAATATGCGCTGGGTTCGGCGGACATGAACAACGATGGCATCTTCGACCTGGTCGTCGGCGCCCAGGGCAACCAGCGTATCGTCGTCCAACTCGGGAACGGCAACGGCACGTTCACGCAGTCCTCCAACATGCCCGCGGGCGGGGCGGTGTGGATGCTCGGCACCAGCGACGTGAACAACGACGGCAACGAAGACGTGCACACCGCCAACAGCGGCAGCAGCAACGGCTCGATCCTGCTTGGCAACGGGGCGGGCGCGATCGGCTCGCCCGCGACCTACGCCGCCACGCCGCAAACCGTCTCCACCCGCACCGGCGACCTCGACGGCGACGGCGATCTGGACTGGGTGCTGTCTTGCTTCAGCGGCGGACAGTGGCACGTCTACCGCAACAACGGCAACGGCACTTTTACGCCGCACGTCATTATTCCGGCCGCGTCGAATCCGGCGTGCGCGTCGATTCTGGACGTGGACAACGATCATGATCTGGACTTGGTGCTGCTGGATGAGATTGCGGACCTGATGCGCGTCTATCGCAACGCCGGGCCGCTGGTGGACGGCGACATGAACTGCGACGGATCGGTGGACATTCTGGACATCAATCCGTTCACCCTGGCGCTGAGCGACGCCGCGGCGTACAACGCGGCTTATCCGAACTGCAACCGTAATAACGCCGACGTGAACGATGACGGAAGTGTCGATGTGCTGGATATCAACCCGTTTGTGGCGTTGATCAGCGGCGGCTAG
- a CDS encoding Transposase DDE domain protein, producing the protein MTECNGQGLLFSSLGRQKIVGDFAGGRLTTDAGGLLLREVDRRVGLVEALAGCLTDPRDPAKIVHAQRTMLAQRIFGIALGYEDLNDHATLRSDPLFAVLAEQTPDAAAPLASAPTLCRLENRVDRKALGRLAAALVGQFIASYDAPPAELVLDFDATHDPLHGKQDGRFFHGFYDCYCFLPLYVFCGDRLLVSYLRPSNIDAALHSAAILKLLVTRLRQVWPAVRIIVRGDSGFCRWRLMRWCDRHDVQYVLGLARNKTLEKQVAPWMAAAQAQFEAANQKVRNFHEFEYAAQTWDRARRVIVKAEHLPQGPNVRFVVTNLIDRRPQQIYDDLYTQRGEMENRIKEQQLMLFADRTSCHAFIANQFRLLLSSAAYVLVEHLRRTALLDTELAQAQTDTIRLRLFKVAARIVTSVRRVVLHLSSAYPLHELFARILARLRTGPPRRPAPA; encoded by the coding sequence GTGACAGAGTGTAACGGCCAGGGGTTGCTGTTTTCCAGTCTGGGGCGGCAGAAGATTGTGGGCGATTTTGCGGGTGGGCGGCTCACGACGGATGCGGGCGGGTTGCTGCTGCGGGAAGTGGATCGGCGTGTGGGCCTGGTCGAGGCGCTGGCCGGGTGTCTGACTGATCCGCGTGATCCGGCGAAGATTGTGCATGCGCAGCGGACGATGTTGGCGCAGCGGATTTTCGGCATCGCGCTGGGCTACGAAGATCTGAACGATCACGCCACGCTGCGCAGCGATCCGCTGTTTGCGGTTCTGGCCGAGCAGACGCCTGACGCCGCGGCGCCGCTGGCCAGCGCGCCGACGCTGTGCCGGCTGGAGAATCGCGTCGATCGCAAAGCGCTGGGGCGTCTGGCGGCGGCGCTGGTCGGGCAGTTCATCGCGTCGTATGACGCGCCCCCGGCGGAACTGGTGCTGGACTTCGACGCCACGCACGACCCGCTGCATGGCAAACAGGACGGCCGCTTCTTTCACGGCTTTTACGACTGCTACTGCTTTTTGCCGCTGTACGTGTTCTGCGGCGATCGGCTGCTGGTCAGCTATCTGCGGCCCAGCAACATCGATGCGGCTCTGCACAGCGCCGCGATTCTCAAGCTGCTGGTGACGCGGCTGCGGCAGGTCTGGCCGGCGGTGCGGATCATCGTGCGCGGCGATTCGGGCTTCTGCCGCTGGCGGCTGATGCGCTGGTGCGACCGGCACGACGTGCAGTACGTGCTGGGCCTGGCGCGCAACAAAACGCTCGAAAAACAGGTCGCACCGTGGATGGCGGCGGCCCAGGCACAATTCGAGGCCGCGAATCAGAAGGTGCGCAACTTCCACGAATTCGAGTACGCCGCGCAGACCTGGGATCGCGCGCGGCGCGTGATCGTGAAGGCCGAACATCTGCCGCAAGGCCCGAACGTCCGCTTCGTGGTCACCAACCTCATCGATCGCCGTCCGCAGCAGATCTACGACGACCTCTACACGCAGCGCGGCGAGATGGAGAATCGCATCAAGGAGCAGCAGCTCATGCTGTTCGCCGACCGAACCAGCTGCCACGCGTTCATCGCCAATCAATTCCGGCTGCTGCTGTCGAGCGCCGCCTACGTGCTGGTCGAGCACCTGCGCCGCACCGCGCTGCTCGACACCGAACTGGCGCAGGCCCAGACCGACACCATCCGGCTCAGGCTCTTCAAGGTCGCCGCGCGGATCGTCACCAGCGTTCGGCGAGTCGTGCTGCACCTGTCGAGCGCCTATCCCCTGCACGAACTATTCGCCCGCATCCTCGCCCGCCTACGCACCGGCCCGCCCCGGCGACCCGCCCCGGCGTAG
- a CDS encoding Endoribonuclease L-PSP has protein sequence MSKPSERLKELGITLPSLNKPVGAYVPAVRHGDTLFLSGQIPFRDGKLAYEGNAGLDRTLDEAKDAARICALNAIAAAADAAGGIDNLARVLKVVVYVASHEGFNEQSKVANGASDLLVEIFGENGRHARAAVGVAELPLNATAEVDIMFAVK, from the coding sequence ATGAGCAAACCCAGCGAACGACTGAAAGAACTTGGAATCACGCTTCCTTCACTGAACAAGCCCGTCGGCGCGTACGTGCCCGCCGTGCGGCACGGCGACACGCTCTTCCTCTCCGGCCAAATCCCGTTTCGCGACGGGAAGCTGGCGTATGAGGGCAACGCCGGCCTGGACCGGACGCTCGACGAAGCCAAGGACGCCGCCCGCATCTGCGCCCTGAACGCGATCGCGGCGGCGGCGGATGCAGCGGGCGGGATCGACAACCTGGCGCGCGTGCTGAAGGTCGTGGTCTACGTCGCGTCGCACGAGGGGTTCAATGAACAGAGCAAGGTCGCCAACGGGGCCAGCGACCTGCTGGTCGAAATCTTCGGCGAGAACGGCAGGCACGCGCGGGCGGCGGTGGGCGTGGCGGAGCTTCCGCTGAACGCGACGGCGGAGGTGGACATCATGTTCGCCGTGAAGTAG
- the mscS gene encoding Small-conductance mechanosensitive channel encodes MLSAVVLTRAIPTVMRAVALLVALLATAALCADSPAVRTTNDPRIPLNELELRLRPLTKTQIIAEVDAWLALLQAKVGDLSDAEVRLARAEEQDKPRVGDDAKRLRDERTMLIDRLSTVLAALKVKGGAAPEVETYIGAVQGAAAEKIAAKTIADPALALAELEMRLKPMTKAQIQVEVDGWLGLVVGRASDQSELEIALLRAAEAERAALQAKIAAAREQRQAVVERLNVVLTALKAKGGAAGDYETYVNALQGKVTADAKDESKEEWRMSAADLERRLKPLTRTQMQAEVDRWQAMLQAKVADVSDLEIRAGREPDKKTELLEAAAKAREDQTVLIDRMKNVLDAFKLKGGKPDDYLTYIDAVQGITVEVTDASGLWTTATAWLKSSEGGIRYAKNIILFVLTMVVFVVISRLAGGVTRRAMGAFKGTSNLLREFAINTTRKLTMFVGFVVALSMLEVNIGPFLAAMGAAGFIVGFALQGTLSNFAAGVMILLYRPYDLHDKVTVAGATGEVVDMTLVSTVLKNADGHTVVIPNSSIWGGTISNLAAK; translated from the coding sequence ATGTTGTCAGCCGTTGTGTTGACGCGAGCCATTCCGACGGTGATGCGAGCCGTTGCGCTGCTCGTGGCGCTTCTGGCGACCGCGGCACTGTGCGCCGACTCTCCGGCAGTCCGCACCACAAACGACCCCCGAATCCCGCTGAATGAGCTGGAGTTGCGACTGCGACCGCTCACGAAGACCCAGATCATCGCGGAAGTGGATGCCTGGCTGGCCCTGTTGCAAGCCAAGGTGGGTGACCTGAGCGACGCCGAAGTGCGGCTGGCGCGGGCGGAGGAACAGGACAAGCCGCGCGTGGGCGACGACGCGAAGCGGCTCCGGGATGAGCGCACGATGCTGATCGACCGGCTGAGCACGGTGCTCGCGGCCCTGAAGGTCAAAGGCGGTGCGGCGCCGGAAGTGGAAACGTACATCGGCGCGGTGCAGGGCGCCGCCGCGGAGAAGATCGCCGCCAAGACGATCGCCGATCCGGCGCTCGCGCTGGCGGAGCTGGAAATGCGGCTCAAGCCGATGACCAAGGCCCAGATTCAGGTGGAGGTGGACGGATGGCTGGGGCTGGTCGTGGGCCGGGCTTCCGATCAGAGCGAGCTGGAGATCGCGTTGTTGCGGGCCGCGGAGGCGGAGCGCGCGGCACTGCAGGCGAAGATCGCGGCGGCGCGGGAGCAGCGGCAGGCGGTGGTCGAGCGGTTGAACGTCGTGCTGACCGCGCTCAAAGCCAAGGGCGGCGCGGCCGGCGACTACGAGACGTACGTGAACGCGCTGCAAGGCAAGGTGACGGCCGACGCGAAGGACGAGAGCAAAGAGGAATGGCGCATGTCGGCGGCCGACCTGGAGCGGCGGCTGAAGCCGCTCACACGGACGCAGATGCAGGCGGAGGTGGACCGCTGGCAGGCGATGTTGCAAGCCAAGGTGGCCGATGTCAGCGACCTGGAAATTCGCGCCGGGCGCGAGCCCGACAAGAAGACGGAGCTGCTCGAAGCGGCGGCGAAGGCGCGCGAGGATCAGACGGTGCTGATCGATCGCATGAAGAACGTGCTGGACGCGTTCAAGCTCAAGGGCGGCAAGCCGGACGATTACCTGACCTACATCGACGCCGTGCAGGGCATCACGGTGGAGGTGACGGACGCGAGCGGCCTGTGGACGACCGCGACGGCGTGGCTGAAATCGTCCGAAGGCGGCATCCGCTACGCGAAGAACATCATCCTCTTCGTGCTGACGATGGTGGTCTTCGTGGTTATTTCGCGCCTGGCGGGCGGAGTGACGCGGCGGGCGATGGGAGCGTTCAAGGGCACGTCCAACCTGCTGCGCGAGTTCGCGATCAACACGACGCGGAAGCTGACCATGTTCGTGGGGTTCGTGGTGGCGCTGTCGATGCTGGAGGTGAACATCGGGCCGTTCCTGGCGGCGATGGGCGCGGCCGGGTTCATCGTCGGCTTTGCTCTGCAGGGCACGCTCAGCAATTTCGCGGCCGGCGTGATGATCCTGCTGTACCGTCCCTACGATCTGCATGACAAGGTGACGGTCGCGGGCGCCACCGGCGAAGTGGTGGATATGACGCTGGTCTCGACCGTCTTGAAAAACGCCGACGGGCACACGGTCGTGATTCCGAATTCGTCGATCTGGGGCGGGACGATTTCGAACCTGGCGGCGAAGTAA
- a CDS encoding Transposase DDE domain protein, with translation MLIAGMDAVMNDPVSESTGRRALAEPPRLRRPNREQSLLLPCCLEDLLPADHAARAVWSVVERLDLSAFSAPLKARGDEPGRPATDPQLLTALWLYATIEGIGSGREIERRCGCQDAFRWLCGGVPVNYHTLNDFRVGHRAALDELFSQVLAVLMHKRIVSVRRIAQDGTKVRADAGRHTFRREATLQRQLTEARAHVAAVKAQSDNPAADARRRAAQERAARERVERIEAALAELPKIGADQQQSKRPDVRAKEPRASTIDPQARVMKMPDGGYRPAYNVQLATDVESRAIVGVDVTQARSDHQQAAPLRAQVERRSGAKVVEHLLDGGYVQLAEIERAEAAGTRIYAPPQKTGNDTAGFAPKRSDGPGVAAWRVRMGTPAGQTIYKQRASTAEPVNADLKRYRGLAQCVVRGLAKVRCQALWAALAYNVMHFTAQLVT, from the coding sequence ATGCTGATTGCCGGAATGGATGCCGTGATGAACGACCCAGTATCGGAATCGACGGGGCGGCGTGCGTTGGCGGAGCCGCCGCGGCTTCGGCGGCCGAATCGCGAGCAGTCGTTGCTGCTGCCGTGCTGTCTGGAGGATCTGCTGCCGGCGGATCACGCGGCGCGGGCGGTTTGGTCGGTCGTGGAGCGGCTCGATCTTTCGGCGTTCAGCGCCCCGCTCAAGGCGCGCGGCGACGAGCCGGGCCGGCCGGCGACGGATCCGCAGTTGCTGACGGCGTTGTGGCTGTACGCGACGATCGAGGGGATTGGCAGTGGGCGCGAGATCGAGCGACGCTGCGGCTGCCAGGACGCTTTTCGCTGGCTGTGCGGCGGCGTGCCGGTGAACTATCACACGTTGAATGACTTCCGCGTCGGTCACAGGGCGGCGCTGGACGAACTGTTTTCGCAGGTGTTGGCGGTGCTGATGCACAAGCGGATCGTGAGCGTGCGTCGGATTGCGCAGGACGGAACCAAGGTGCGGGCCGACGCCGGGCGGCACACCTTCCGCCGCGAGGCGACGCTGCAGCGTCAACTGACGGAAGCCCGCGCCCATGTGGCGGCGGTCAAGGCCCAGTCGGACAACCCTGCCGCGGATGCGCGACGGCGTGCCGCGCAGGAGCGTGCGGCCCGGGAGCGGGTCGAGCGAATCGAAGCGGCGTTGGCCGAGTTGCCGAAGATTGGCGCAGACCAGCAGCAGTCCAAGCGGCCGGACGTGCGTGCCAAAGAGCCGCGGGCCTCGACGATCGACCCGCAAGCGCGCGTCATGAAGATGCCCGACGGCGGCTACCGTCCGGCGTATAACGTACAACTGGCAACCGACGTGGAGAGCCGCGCGATTGTGGGGGTGGACGTCACCCAGGCCCGCAGCGACCACCAGCAAGCAGCGCCGCTGCGCGCCCAGGTGGAGCGGCGCAGCGGCGCGAAGGTGGTAGAGCACCTGCTCGACGGCGGCTACGTGCAGTTGGCCGAGATCGAGCGCGCCGAAGCGGCGGGCACGCGCATCTATGCGCCGCCGCAGAAGACCGGGAACGACACCGCGGGCTTTGCGCCCAAACGCTCTGACGGTCCGGGCGTGGCGGCCTGGCGCGTGCGCATGGGAACGCCGGCGGGCCAGACGATCTATAAGCAGCGAGCCTCGACCGCCGAGCCGGTCAACGCCGACTTGAAACGGTATCGCGGACTGGCGCAATGCGTCGTGCGCGGGCTGGCCAAAGTACGCTGCCAGGCCCTTTGGGCCGCCCTCGCCTACAACGTGATGCACTTCACCGCGCAGCTCGTCACCTGA